One Balneola sp. DNA window includes the following coding sequences:
- a CDS encoding serine hydrolase — protein sequence MLKRSFLLLFALTFTLTAQAQSYFPGSWGDWEKKSPEEVGLNADKIQEAIQFAQAEETDNPRSMELNHYQTFGREPFGDGIGPFKDRGEQTGIIIKDGYIIAEWGEPFRVDMTHSVTKSFLTTTVGIAYDQGLIRDVNDKVDSYMAPIMVMEFDENDNKADEIGEAKVMQPFKGDHNSKITWNHLLRQTSDWEGSLWGKPDWADRPSGDRADWIDRDRFEPGTEWEYNDTRVNLLALAAMNVLREPLPKVLREHVMDKIGVSPTWRWMGYENSWVVIDGQQMQAVSGGGHWGGGMFISARDQARFGLLTLHNGNWNGEQIISEEWNKMAQTPTEANTNYGFMNWFLNVNKDRLPSAPTSSFYHLGAGTNMVYVDQENDLVIVARWIKSSAMDGVVSRVLEAIE from the coding sequence ATGCTAAAACGATCGTTTTTACTTTTATTTGCCCTAACGTTCACCCTCACAGCTCAAGCGCAATCTTACTTTCCAGGAAGCTGGGGGGATTGGGAAAAGAAGTCACCGGAGGAAGTCGGGCTGAATGCAGATAAGATTCAGGAAGCCATTCAGTTTGCCCAAGCTGAAGAAACAGATAACCCGCGAAGCATGGAGCTCAACCATTATCAAACTTTTGGCCGAGAACCTTTTGGGGATGGCATTGGCCCATTTAAAGACCGCGGAGAGCAAACCGGAATCATCATCAAAGACGGATATATAATTGCTGAGTGGGGTGAGCCTTTTCGGGTTGACATGACCCACAGTGTGACCAAGAGTTTTCTCACAACCACTGTTGGTATTGCCTATGATCAGGGACTCATCCGGGATGTGAATGATAAAGTAGATTCTTACATGGCTCCTATTATGGTAATGGAATTTGATGAAAATGATAACAAAGCCGATGAGATTGGAGAAGCAAAAGTGATGCAGCCTTTCAAGGGTGATCATAATTCGAAGATTACCTGGAATCATCTGCTTCGCCAAACATCAGACTGGGAAGGAAGTCTTTGGGGAAAACCTGATTGGGCTGACCGACCTTCTGGCGACCGTGCCGACTGGATTGATCGTGATCGATTTGAGCCCGGTACCGAGTGGGAATACAACGACACCCGCGTAAACTTGCTGGCGTTAGCCGCAATGAATGTTCTTCGGGAACCTCTTCCAAAAGTGCTACGCGAGCATGTAATGGACAAAATCGGTGTTTCCCCAACCTGGCGCTGGATGGGTTATGAGAACTCATGGGTGGTTATTGACGGACAGCAAATGCAGGCTGTAAGCGGTGGCGGTCACTGGGGCGGAGGCATGTTTATCAGTGCCCGAGATCAAGCTCGGTTTGGGTTGCTTACTCTTCACAACGGAAACTGGAACGGTGAACAGATTATTTCTGAAGAGTGGAACAAGATGGCTCAAACCCCTACCGAAGCCAATACCAATTATGGCTTCATGAACTGGTTTTTGAATGTGAATAAAGACCGGCTTCCCAGCGCACCAACTTCTTCTTTTTATCACCTTGGCGCCGGCACCAATATGGTATATGTAGATCAGGAAAATGACTTGGTTATTGTAGCCCGGTGGATTAAGAGTAGCGCAATGGACGGTGTTGTAAGCCGGGTTTTAGAGGCTATCGAATAA
- a CDS encoding pyrroloquinoline quinone biosynthesis protein PqqB — protein MTRLLLIAAILFAACEKPPSPLTSERSDQFITILGIAQDAGFPQAGCEKENCQLVWDDKVEKRHVVSLGLSDLETGQNWLFEATPDFPEQLHHLKKASGYDDLSGIFLTHAHIGHYTGLMYVGHESMGASEVPVYAMPRMKSYLESNGPWSQLVSLDNIAISEMSDNNTIQLSPNLSVTPFLVPHRDEFSETVGYRIESPNKKVLFIPDINKWHVWERDIIEEIAKVDLALLDATFYDSDELPGRNMSDIPHPYVEESIELFKDLSDSEKAKVTFIHFNHTNPLILDSPERKEVEALGFNVAREGMEIDL, from the coding sequence ATGACACGACTTCTTTTAATTGCCGCCATATTATTTGCTGCTTGTGAAAAACCGCCTTCACCCCTTACCTCTGAGCGCTCTGATCAGTTCATAACCATACTAGGCATTGCCCAGGATGCAGGATTCCCTCAAGCCGGCTGTGAGAAGGAAAACTGCCAGTTGGTTTGGGATGACAAAGTAGAAAAACGGCATGTGGTCAGCTTAGGGTTAAGTGATTTGGAAACCGGCCAAAACTGGCTGTTCGAAGCTACTCCTGATTTTCCGGAACAACTTCATCACCTTAAAAAAGCATCGGGATATGATGACCTCTCCGGCATCTTTCTAACTCATGCGCATATCGGTCATTATACCGGATTGATGTATGTTGGTCATGAGTCAATGGGGGCTTCTGAAGTCCCGGTTTATGCCATGCCCAGAATGAAATCCTATCTGGAATCCAACGGGCCGTGGAGTCAGCTTGTTAGTCTTGATAACATTGCCATCAGTGAGATGAGTGATAATAATACCATTCAGCTTTCTCCAAATCTTAGTGTAACTCCTTTTTTGGTTCCTCATCGGGATGAGTTCTCTGAAACAGTGGGTTATCGTATTGAATCTCCCAACAAAAAAGTACTCTTCATTCCTGACATTAATAAATGGCATGTCTGGGAAAGAGATATCATTGAAGAAATTGCAAAAGTTGACCTGGCTCTGCTGGACGCTACATTTTATGATTCAGACGAACTTCCCGGCCGAAACATGAGTGATATTCCGCATCCTTATGTGGAGGAAAGCATCGAGCTTTTTAAAGACCTTTCCGATTCAGAAAAAGCTAAAGTCACTTTTATTCACTTCAACCATACTAATCCGCTAATCCTGGACAGCCCCGAACGCAAGGAAGTTGAAGCCCTTGGTTTTAATGTTGCCCGGGAAGGAATGGAGATTGACCTATGA
- a CDS encoding MFS transporter, translated as MADKAPKHILPIIVLAQFTGTSLWFAGNAVVSDIILELDLLEMFIGYITMAVQAGFIVGTLIFAFLNVADRFSPVKVFLWCAVGGSLANLMTIWSGSFTEVMIARFATGIFLAGIYPVGMKIAADWHKEGLGKALGYLVGALVVGTAFPHLLKFLGGDLPWRFVLVSTSILATAGGVLLYATVDDGPYRKPSAGFKFKVNAISNLFKNKNFRSAAFGYFGHMWELYTFWAFVPVMLAWYVHSNSQIEISVSFWSFVIIGIGGISCVIGGYWSIKKSSKWVSKISLAVSGLCCLLIPFGFNIPLALFLLLLLIWGIFVIPDSPQFSTMVAQSSESSYVATGLTIVNSLGFAITIVSIQLVNWIWADSESVFVFWVMALGPLVGFWAINRYKAEV; from the coding sequence ATGGCGGATAAAGCACCCAAACATATTTTACCGATCATTGTGTTGGCTCAGTTTACCGGAACCTCGCTATGGTTTGCCGGAAATGCCGTTGTGAGCGACATTATTCTCGAGCTAGATCTTCTGGAGATGTTTATTGGCTATATCACTATGGCCGTACAGGCGGGCTTTATTGTTGGAACGTTGATATTTGCCTTCCTGAATGTTGCGGATCGCTTTTCTCCGGTTAAAGTATTTTTGTGGTGCGCCGTTGGAGGCTCTTTGGCCAATCTTATGACGATTTGGAGCGGCAGCTTTACGGAAGTGATGATTGCTCGTTTTGCTACAGGAATTTTTCTGGCCGGGATCTATCCTGTAGGAATGAAGATAGCTGCGGACTGGCATAAGGAAGGGTTAGGAAAAGCCCTTGGTTATCTTGTTGGGGCCTTGGTTGTAGGGACAGCCTTCCCACACTTACTAAAGTTTTTGGGAGGGGATTTACCCTGGCGCTTTGTATTAGTCAGTACTTCCATACTGGCTACAGCCGGAGGGGTTTTACTTTATGCCACCGTTGATGATGGTCCTTACCGCAAGCCTTCCGCCGGATTCAAGTTCAAGGTTAATGCGATTTCAAACCTCTTTAAGAATAAGAACTTCAGATCGGCGGCCTTTGGCTATTTTGGACATATGTGGGAGCTCTATACCTTTTGGGCCTTCGTTCCGGTGATGTTAGCCTGGTATGTACATTCAAATAGTCAGATAGAAATATCAGTTTCTTTCTGGAGTTTCGTCATAATCGGGATCGGAGGAATTAGCTGCGTTATTGGCGGATACTGGTCTATCAAGAAAAGCAGTAAATGGGTCTCAAAAATTTCTTTGGCCGTTTCAGGATTATGCTGCCTTTTAATCCCCTTTGGATTCAATATTCCCTTAGCTCTATTCCTGCTATTACTTCTTATTTGGGGAATTTTTGTTATTCCTGACAGCCCTCAGTTTTCAACAATGGTTGCGCAGTCATCGGAATCCTCTTATGTGGCAACAGGACTTACCATTGTAAATAGCCTGGGTTTTGCGATAACCATTGTTAGTATTCAGTTGGTGAACTGGATTTGGGCAGACTCCGAAAGCGTATTTGTGTTTTGGGTGATGGCATTAGGGCCTTTGGTAGGCTTTTGGGCAATAAATAGGTATAAAGCTGAAGTTTAA